A segment of the Lepus europaeus isolate LE1 chromosome X, mLepTim1.pri, whole genome shotgun sequence genome:
CAGTGCATCCccaacacagcagccagggcagcttTCCACATCAAATACATGCCACCTGGGGCCAATACTGtcgcatagtaggttaagcctccgcctgcaatgccggcatcccatatgggcattggttcgagtcctggctgctccacttcctgtccagttccctgctaatgtgcctgggaaagcagtagaagatggcccaagtgcttgggccctgcacccatgtgggagacccagaggaagctcctggctcctggcacagctctggctgttgtggccattgagtGAACTAgcgatgggagatctctctctgcccttcgctctctctgtaactctgcctctcaaataaataaataaataaataaatcctttttaaaaaaaaatgccacttgcATGTGAACAACCCTGCACTCAGCCCTCCTCACTTCCTGGTCGTGGCACCTAAGCCCCTGTGCAGTAGGCCCATGGCTCACCTCTATAGCCCCTTCTCCTGCCAATGCCAACTGTAGCCAATAAACCGGACCTCCCCTTGCTTTTTCCACACCCCATCACATTCTCGCCTCTGCGCCTTTGCTCATGTTGCTCCTTCTACTTTGAAAGCCCTTCCTTTATAGGCCCTATCGCAAAAGACCAGCTTAGGCCCTACTTGTTCTTTAAGACTGGCTCCAGGGGCATGTCTCCCATATCCAACCCCAGGCTGAGCCCAAGGtccctgctctgggctcccaCAGAACCCAATGCTTCTACCTCTCACATCAGataactttgtggaaaatggaacacCAACATAAATTCATTTTTGGTGCCCCAAATTCTGACGTCCATGCAGCATTTTCATAAAatgcgttttccatgaactgtttgaagaccttGCGTGTGCATGCATTTCGAAAATTTTTACACTAAAAGaagcatcttttcattccattttttcatgagcttttgaaATGCCCTCCTGTGCTGACTTGTCATTTCCTGTTTGTCTGTCTCCCCTATTCAAGAGTAGGGGCCATGGCAGTTCTAGTCACCCCTGTACCCTGAGTTCCTAGCTCAGTGCTGGGCATACAGTGTGTGCTCAGTAAACACAGTCAGTCCTCCAGGTCTATGGATTCCCCCATCTGCAAGTTCAACCACCTATAGAccaaacatatttgaaaaataaaattggacaTGCACTGAAGGTGGACATTTTTCTTGCCATGATTCCTTAAACAATACAACACAACTATTTGCCTAGCGTTTACATTGTATTGGGTATTGTAAGTCATCTAGGATTGATGTGAGGATGTGAGTAGCTTATAAGCAAATGCTACACCACCTTACAGAAGGcacttgagcatctgcagatcTTGGCATCCATGGTGGAGGAGGCCTGGAAGTGAGCCCCGCTGGACACCGACGGGTGAGTGCATCTCTCAGTAAACACAGTGTACTAGTGACGGCGAAGCAAGCAGAGTCCCAGAGGGACGCGTGGATTTCCTCGGATGCCGCAGCCTCTCATGGTCAGTATCGATCTGGCTCTTCTTTCTGTCGTAGTCTACCCCTGGGACCGGCCTTACCTCTTATTAGGGTGAACTGGGGTGAATTGGGGTGTGATCTTAGTGATACTTAAGAGTCTCCCATCGCCAAAACAGCTTCCATCTCCTACTGTGGCTAAAGCGTGACTGCTTCCACTTTGCTAATGCAAACGTCCCTGGGAAAGGGAACACATTTGATATTTAGTGGTTGAGTGCCTGTGTAACTGCATTTACCAATAGCACCTCTGTTCCGGACAGACTCGAAGGAAGTCGGAGAGCTCCCTGAATCTGAGGTGGCAGAGGAGATAAAAGAGGTTCAGGAAAAAGAAACGGGTGCATTTTCATTGCTTTACCCCACAACTATGCCCTGAGAAGCTGCTACGCCCCTGAACTGTGGGAGGGACTGGGGACACAGCTGTGGGGAGGGCTGCCACCATCCCACCCTCATGGAAGCTCCCAGTCTAATAGTCAACAGACCAGCATCACACACCAGAAGGCACGTGGATAGCCAGGCCTGGGAAGGAGAAGTGGCTGAGAGCACGTCGTAGGGGGAACTCTCAGGGCTTTATGAGGCAGTGATCATTGAGCTGAGATCTCAAGGGGGAATGGGTTTTAACTGGGCAAAGACTCATTTCAGAAAACAGGAaacattctagtcccggttggggcaccgatcctgtcctggttgcccctcttccaggccagctctctgctgtggccagggagtacagtggaggatggcccaagtccttgggccctgcaccccatgggagaccaggagaagcacctggctcctgccatcggaacagcgcagtgcgccggccgcagcgcgctaccgcggcggccattggagggtgaaccaacggcaaaaggaagacctttctctctgtctctctctcactgtccactctgcctgtcaaaaaaaaaaaaagaaagaaaacaggaaacagTATGTGTAAAGCCCCTGTGGCAGGAGGGGGCGGGATATGTATGGGAAACTGAAAGCATGCGAGTGAAAACAACCATCCTGAGAGCAAGGGAAACCAAGGGTAGATGAggttggagaaaaagcaaagtcagtccacacacacagagccttggAGGCCATCCAAGAATGATGGCCCTTATTTCAGATGAGGGGAGGCCACAGAAGCAGTTTAGAGAAGGGTCAGTGTGAAGGGGGAAAGCAGTCAAACGACCACCCCGGGAAGATGAGGGCAGTGGACACAGTGGGgactcgggggtgggggtggcggatAAGTTTAGAGACCTGGAGAAAAGCCCTAGCAACAGACTGTGGTGGTGGGTTCCGCAGAAGACGTGAAAGAGGCAAATGGAGATGCAGGATACTGGAACAGTGCTGGGGTACAGAGGGAAGTGCTGCTGCAGTTGGTCTTAAGCCTGTTGAGTTGGGAAGGTGTTGAAACTCAGAGGCAGCTAGAGCCAGAGGGCTGAAGCTCACAGACATGTTTGGGCTTGCTATATAAATCTGGGGGTCATTAACATGTAGATGGCACTGAAGCTGGGAacaggacagagagaggaaggaagagagaacagaTAGCAGTGAGCAGAGCCAGACTGgagtgggtggaggtgggaggaagaGTGGAAGGAAGGGAGTTGGTGAGTATGGACAACTTCAGAAGTGCAATTATGACGGCAAAGGGGAGATATGGCAGCGGCTGGAGAGGGCCTACAGTGTGATCCAGCCGGGTTGTTGGTCTTGATTCTCATGAGAGTCTTTGCAgggttttaaaattaattaattaattaattggaaaggcaaagagagaggagagacagagacagacctcGCCcatttttggttcactccctgaatgttcccaagtggccaggccaaagcaggagttgggaactcaattcaggtctcccatgtgggtggtgggaacccaagcacttgagccatcatctgctataacccagggtctgcattagcaggaagctaagactcaaatccaggcactaggatatgggatgcaggtgtcccaagctttagtgtaagctgctgcaccacagccctgctcCTCATGCAAGTCTTGAGCAGGCTTCAGTGCGAGTTAGGATGGAAGCAGTACGGCAGGGTGGAAAGAGCATGACTCCTCCTCAGCTCCCCTCAATCTAAACCCCCGTTCTGAAAGTAAAATAAGCATTGAACTAAATAGTATATGCTGTGCTGtgtatatgggcgccggttcgatacctggctgctcctcttccaatccagctctctgctgtggcctgggaaagcagtggaagatggctcaggtccttgggcccctgcacccacgtgggagacccagtaaaaagtcctggctcctggcttcggatcagtgcagctccaactgttgcagccatctggggagtgaaccagcggatggaagacctctctctgtaactctgtctttcaaataaataaaataaatctaaaaagaaaagaaaagaaaatgatgataAAGAAGGACACTAAATGCCTTTATTAGAGATGCTGTGTTTATAAGTAGCCTAAGCCAGAAAGGGCCTTGAACTGAAACTTTAATAAACTTATCTCGAGGAGGTTCTCTTCCCCTACGCCATGCCCCATTGCTAAAATAGTAAGAGCCTTAGAAACAAACAACTCTTGCTTTCCCCATGCAAATCACCTGGGAAGCTATGGTTCAGGTGCTGAGGCTGCCATGGCTCTGTTTCTCAGGACTGTTTGCAGACACGTCAATCTCTAACTGGCTACTTGTTTTGGTCTCCTTTATAACTGTGATTACAAATCTAGACAATGTCAGGGTGGCAGGggaatgaaattaaattttcagTCTTGTCTATTCACCCTAAAAatatattgctttctttttctttttttgacaggcagagtggacagtgagagaaagagacagagagaaaggtcttccttttgccgttggttcactctccaatggccgctgtggttggtgtgctgtggccagcgcaccgtgctgatccgaagccaggagccaggtgcttctcctggtctcccatgtgggtgcagggcccaagcacttgggccatcctccactgcactcccgggccacagcagagagctggcctggaagaggggcaaccgggacagaatccggcgccccaaccgggactagaacccggggtgctggcaccgcagacggaggattagcctattgagctgcggcgctgaccACATattgcttccctcccctcccctcccccccctcctcccttccccttcttgTTAATTACCAAGGCTGATGACTTTAGGGACTTGCTTTATACTGtgtatttttttgtaaagatttatttatgaattttgaagtcagagttacagagggagaaggacacacacagagagagcgcttccatctgctggttcactccccagatggctgcaatggccagggctgggccaggcctaagccaggagccaggagcttcatttgggtctcccacttgggtagcaatggcccaagcacttgggtcatgttccactgcttttcccaggccattagcagggagctggattggaagtggagcagctgggatacaaaccggcacccatacgagGTGCCAGCACGACAGGCAGCGGCCCACCCCGCTATACTACTCCTGCCCCCAGACCGTGTATTTTTTAATTAGGGCAAGTGTTTTGATCTTGTTTCACATGAATCATTGCTTAACCTGCTTGTGGGATGAGGCTGAGTTACCGATGCACTGCAGCCTGTTGGAGGAGAGGGGGATTGATTGACAGAGATCCTGTTCTTCTGCAAGGCAATGATTATGCTGTTTAATATGTAAGATGCTCTGTGTGGAGATCTAAAGTGTCATTTCTTTTGTCTGCCAATATTATTACTCTGATAAAGTCAGTAGATAAGTCCCCTTTCTTCCAAAGGCTGTGGGGCTTAGAGCTCAGGCTCAGGAGCTACATTGTCTCAGCGCTTATCCCGGCTCCACACTTCTAGTCCGCATTGTGACTGCGGGCCAGTCAGTTGTTGGGTTTCGGTTGCCTTTTCTGCCCAATGGGCCTAGTAATAATATCCACTCCATAGGATCGTTGTCGGGAGCGAGAGGCTTCCTGCAATGTGCTTAGAACACCCGGTGCCCTGTGCATAGTGATTGCTCCGCGCGTGCTGCTGGGATTGCTGCCAGTGGTGTGGCTGTGCGCAAGCATTTAACCTCTCGGCTGTCATTCTACCGCTCATTGAATCCTCATCATTCCTCACCTGATAGCTCTAAGGATTCAAAGTGTCTGGCACACAACAGGTATTCAGTAACAGTACGCTCCCTTGGTTCTTTATGTGGCAGTAATAATAACACATGAACACTGTACACACATAGTCTGTGCTGGGTATTTTCCCTATGTCATTCGTTATCCCGGTTAATCATCAAGACCACCTTATTGGGTTGGCTTTGTGgcgttgcaggtaaagctgcggcctgcaatgctagtatcccatatgagcgctggcttgtgtcctggctgctccactttctatgcagctccctgcttgtgcgcctggaaaaagcaatggaagatggcccaagtagttgtgtccctgccacccatgtgggcgacccaaatgaagctcctggctcctggtttcagcttcatccagctctggccattgtggccatctggggagtaaaccagaagatggaagatctctctctctctctctctctctctccccctctgtaacctctgtaactctgactttcaaaataaatttaaaaatcttaaaataaaaaaaaaagacaacctcaGTATGAGGAAAGTGTGATACCAGGAAGCAAGTAACCCTTATTTGCAAATGAGATTGTAACTGACGCAAGCACAATGGTTGAACCGAAATTtaaacttctatttcttttccaaatattgACACTGGAATGGGTGATGACCAGTTGTTTGTAAATACAGTGGCTGATCCCTTACTGCTATATGTCTTAAGACCCATTCTTGCTGCTAGCTGGTAAGGCCTAGGTCACTTCTCAGTAGGAACACTCTGCTGCCCCCTTGTGGCCCACTAAGTTCCTACTTCTAAGTTTTacgtcctttttttaaaaaaaaacaacaacaacaacaaaaaaaacactgtattttCTGTTTCAATACTTTCCCTCCAGGAAGACTATTATCTTAAGAGAAGCTAAGGGGGccggcggggccggcgccgtggctcacttggttaatcctctgcctgtggcgccggcatcccatatgggctcctggttctagtcttggttgctcctcctccagtccagctctctgctgtggcccaggaaggcagtggaggatggcccaagtgcttggggcctgcacccgtgtgggagaccaggaagaagctcctggctcctggcttcggatcagttcagctctggccattgcagttatttttggggagtgaaccagcagatggaagacctctctctctggctccacttctctctatactctgtctttcaaataaataaaataaatctcaaaaaaaaaaaaaaccaaacccacaGTGCTCCATCACATCTCTGTGCTTTTGCCCACACTGTTTGCTCACAATATGCTGACTGATGCCAATCTGCCTGAGAAAGTCTTAGTCATCTCTCAAGATCTGACCCAACTATTGTCACTTTTGTGAAGCCTGTGCTTGCTGTAAAATGCACCTGTATTTTGATCCTCCATATGGAAAAAGAACACCCAGATGAAAAcgaaaaaaaagtcaacccagatcatttattttcctagcttctctttttttttttaaagattttatttatttatttgacaggtagagttaaagacaatgagagagagagagagacagagagagagagatgtctaccttccactggttcactccccaaatggctgctacagctggctcTGCGCcgatcgatccgaagccaggagccaggtgcatcttcctggtctcccacacgggtgcaggccccaagcacttgggccatcctccactgctttcccagaccatagcagagagcggcatcaggagtggagctgctgggtctcgaactggtgcccatatgggatgccggcactacaggctggggctttagaccactgcaccacagggccagcccttcaacactgaaggattttttttttttaaggtggaaaaacatatatttagaattagccagctggactcagttcagatgatcccaattttgttggcaacatccagagcatcatagtcaggagccagccgcacataggccttcttctctccatcaggtctgatcagggtgttgGCTTTGGCCACATCAGTGTCAcagagtttcttcacagcttgtttgatctggtgcttgttggccttgacatccacaatgaacaccaatgtgttgttgtcttctatcttcttcatggccaactccgtggtcagggggaacttgatgatggcatagtggtcaagcttgtttctcctgggggcgctcttccgagggtatttgggctgccgtcggaggcgtagtgtcttgggccgccggaaggtgggggacgtgtggatcttcttcttcttgtggctgtggacgcctttcagcactgccttcttggcctttaaggcctttgctttggcttcgactttaggaggggcaggagcttccttcttcgccTTCGGCGCCATCTTGGTGAAAAGCAATACTGAAGGATTTTAAGCTAGGAAAGCAACAGGATCAGATCGTTCAATTCCACATATATGTGTCATGCATGGTTCTAGGTGGTGAGGGTGACAACAGTGAGAAAATCAAGTCCCCACAGTCATGGAGCTTTCATtctagtagagagagagagagagagacatagagcaaATGAATACACAATACACTTGTGGGCGAGAAAATAAAGCAGGGGGTGGGAATAGAGAGGGACCAGAGACTGCCATTTGAGACAAGGTGGTGACGGAAGGCGTCCCTGACTAGATGACATTCGGGCTGGGCTGAATGAAGAGAGGGAGCAAGGCTTGTGAGTGAATGGGAACCGATCGCGCCAGATTGAGGGAACtccaagtgcaaaggccctgagacaaCAGCAAGCTTGACATGATCAAGGAACAAGAGGTGGTTGGATCCCtacttctcaccatatacaaaagctGGATCACaggcctaaatttaagacctgagactatgaagttgctggaagaaaatgcaaGGGAAACACTCCAAAGACATTGGTGGAGGTGAAgatttcttggacaagacccccaaagcacaggcaacaaaagcaaaactattttttattatttaaaaaaaaactcagtagcttctgcacagcaaaggaaaatgaTCAATGGAGCAAGgagacagccaacagaatgggaaaaacatttGCGAGCTCCCTGACCGCCAAAGGAGTAACATCCTGAATATGTCAGCAACTTCAAaaatgcaacaacaacaaaaacaatccatttaagaatgggcaaaggacttcaatggACAGctctgaaaagaagaaatagaaatggccaacaaatatatgaagaaatgctcaacatcactagccatcagggaaatgcaaatcaagacctcAGCCCTGTCAGAACTGCTATTACCCAAAagacagtaacaaatgctgatgaggatatggagaaaggggaactcttacatactgttggtgggactgtaaatTATTAGTTCAGACACTGTAGAAAACAGTGTGgcggtgccagtgctgcagtgccagcatcccatatgcgcgccggttcgagtcccggctgctccacttctgatccagctctctgctatggcctgggaaagcagtagaagatggcccaagtccttgggcccctgcacctgtgtgggagacccggaagaagctcctagctcctggcttcggatcggcacagctctgaccattgcag
Coding sequences within it:
- the LOC133753304 gene encoding large ribosomal subunit protein uL23-like — encoded protein: MAPKAKKEAPAPPKVEAKAKALKAKKAVLKGVHSHKKKKIHTSPTFRRPKTLRLRRQPKYPRKSAPRRNKLDHYAIIKFPLTTELAMKKIEDNNTLVFIVDVKANKHQIKQAVKKLCDTDVAKANTLIRPDGEKKAYVRLAPDYDALDVANKIGII